In Triticum urartu cultivar G1812 unplaced genomic scaffold, Tu2.1 TuUngrouped_contig_4691, whole genome shotgun sequence, the genomic window CCAAAGGGGTTCTCCGCCACCGCGCAAAGGAGAATGCCCCACACTGTCGTCTCAGCCCATCGCATAGGCTTCACCCGACGTGATCTCCGACAGCGGCAGGAGGGAGGGGTTGAGGAGAGGAGTCCTAGGGCCAGCGACGCGATCTCCCCCCGTGTCGCCTAGGGTTGGAGCCGCGGGGGTCGTGAGGGAGGGGTCGTGCAGACCTTGTAGACGAGCTGGCACATAGAGAGTTCGATTTTCATGGATCGGATGAGTCTATAAGGTTTAAGACAGACTTTACTTGGCACATACATATGACATAATACTTGTTCCTCAGAAGGCATCGAAGTAAAAAAAAGCATCCCGTACGCATATAAAAAAATCACGATCCATGCGGgcacatttgtcatttttgtttcTCTCAAATGAAACAACGTATAAACTTCAAACTTTGCGGGACAACAAGACATTCTAATTACTATGTGGGAAAAAACATTCGGATTTTTTCATGCATTTAAAATGCTAAAAATTATTTTTAATCAAAAAAATCCTCATTTTGTATATTTATGTTGGTCCAAAAAATCTGAAAGTTTTTTCACACATTGAAGTTGTAAAGTTTGTTTGATCTGCAAAGTTAGAAGTCCATATGTTCTTTCATTTGAGAGAAATAAAAAAAGAAATCTTCTTGTTACAAGTTAGTTAGAATACGGATCTCAGAATAATGATGAAGGGCTTTAGATAAGAGGTTCCATGTAGCTCGACCTATAGAAAAACATTACCTAAAAAAATCATCCCATATGTGAGGCAATTCTGCAGAATTAATGATGCGTTGCCGACTGTCCGTAATCACAGGTTCCAcctaaggctggtcacaatgggcgAGAACATAGTCTAGTAACTTACACACttccctagactatgttactacctctacagtgggtaggaacatctatgtagtgtcatgcaacaatgtatttattaggttatagactcattgTTTCTTGGAATGTGTGATGTTccggtaacttagctagttaccaTAAGCACCTCTCTCTTCATTAAATATGTGACACATAAGTAAAGTTGTATTGGAGTGTGTGATGTTACTCCTAAGTTCCTCCCTATTATGACCAGCCTAAAGTATCCATTTCCAATTATCATTACTACCAATGAATGCCTCCCAGGTTTATATGTACGGTAATAATGTCTGGAGGTAAAAATGGCACAGTAGTACTACTAGTAATAGCGCGGGATTTCTGGCGCGGGCAACGCTTGAGGTGAAGTGTATACTCCAAAGACTTCACAGCTAAGCACAGAATTCACGCGGTACGCATTGCCTACCAAATTCCTTGAGGCGCTCTCCCTTCCCGCCTATAAATACGAGCAACGCTCCTCTTGTGCCACCAACTGCATCGATCTGACACTCATACCCGAGTCCGGAGAACGTCGTGTTTGGAGAAGTCGGAGCTACTCCTAGATCGAAGACCATGGCTAGGGTGGCGGCGGTGGCCATGTGCGCGCTGTTAGCGCTGGTGGTGGTCGGTCCGCCGTCGGTGGCAGCACAGGACTGCGATGCGGGGAAGTTGATCGTGTGCGCGGCGGCGATCATCGGCGGGGCGGAGCCGTCGGCGTCGTGCTGCACGAACCTGAAGGCGCAGCGAGGCTGCCTCTGCAAGTACGCGAGCAACCCCGCGTATTCCGGTTACATCAACAGCCCCACCGCCCGCAAGACCCTCGCCTCCTGCGGCATCCCCATCCCGACCTGCCCGCAGTAGAAACATGGTGTATGCATGTACGCACAAAAAGTGTGCTAGATGTGGTGTGTGTTGATCTAGTGATTAGCCGTCCGGATTTGATATATTTCAATAACAGATACGAGCGCAATGGATGTGCTCGCCGTTTGTTTTTGCTAATAACTGGTATTCGCTGATAATAAGGATGTTGTTCTTTTCGACGACCGGACTAGGATTTTGGGATGAGAAATTCAAACCGCACGCATCCAACGTATACAGGTACCTGAGAAAACCTGAAAAATAAGAACATTTGATAAAATTTAAATTCTCATGATTCGAATTACAAGGCCTCAAGTTGGCCGATATTTGCTTAAGTTAAAGCTAAAATTCCACACACATGACCCTTTTTAGGTGTTATAAGGCATAACTGATCTTTTAAATTACAACAATAAAGCAGATGTTTCAACCGCATCATTACCCGGCAATTACAACAAAGCCATCAAAGTGGGAGTTTCTAGTGCATAAGGCCTGTTCGGAGTCTCGCCGCTCCGCACGACTCCGCTCCCGGAGCGGCCCGAGCTTCAGTTGAAAATACGGAGTGAAGAAAGGGATACTCCGTAGATTCTCGTATTTCCTGGAGCGGTGGATTGCCGAACAGGCTTTTAATAGGCAGTTTCCACTTGACATTAACTGTTTCATAACACACCAGACTGTTGTAAACATGGGCAacaccactagtagaaaacggagctttagcgccggttccataaccggcactaaagggtgggcactaaagccccccccttagtaccggttcggcacgaactggcgctaaagtgccaccacgtggcttgagctcgcgccctggtatgggggaccaaccggtactaaaggttttttttgaattttttttgaaaattttggaatttttttttgattttttttattttaaatttttttgaattatttgatgatttagtctctaatcacctctcttaactgctcaagtgtggatcactcatttcaaatcatctaacttcccgaccggtcacccatccctctcactactccagcccgagcacgcttaactttcgggttctattctccttcgtttctgagtctgcacttgttgttttcctgacaatagtaagatgtcaatcctattaaccctcaggagtttagcttgagcatgaagtcacacatttcaccgtttgagtttgaaactattattctaaaaaacagtaattatttagtaacgctaatatttcttgaa contains:
- the LOC125528183 gene encoding non-specific lipid-transfer protein 2P-like; translated protein: MARVAAVAMCALLALVVVGPPSVAAQDCDAGKLIVCAAAIIGGAEPSASCCTNLKAQRGCLCKYASNPAYSGYINSPTARKTLASCGIPIPTCPQ